Within Conger conger chromosome 3, fConCon1.1, whole genome shotgun sequence, the genomic segment gtgtgtgtgtgtgtgtgtgtgtgtgtgtgtgtgtgtgtgtgtgtgtgtgtgtgtgtgtgtgtgtgtgtgtgtgtgtgtgtgtgtcgcacaGGTGGTGGCTGCATTTCAGCGGATGCGACAAGAGCAGCGGAGCATGGCTGCGAAGGCAGCGGAGTTGGAGATGGAAATTAATGAGCACAGGTGCCGTCTCTGCCTACTTTACTTAAATCTTCTTTTATGTGGTTCTTCTGCCGTTCAGTTAGTCCGGCAAACCGGCTGCACAGTAACATTGTGTTTGTAAATCACATCATAATGATATTTTGAGCATGGCCGTACTCCCTGTGCACATCGCCTAAGATGCTGCAGTGTGTATGCAACTCCTTTGTGCATTTCATAGTCCTAATGAATGATGAGTGATTTTACCAAATTTCCTGGCATCCAAAATCCATGTAGTTGTCTGGGTGGGGAAACTAGCCACATGGTCACTGACATGGTTTTCCTCTCCCCTTAGCCTGGTGATAGACACCCTGCAAGAGGTGGACCCTTCTCGGAAGTGCTTCCGCTTGGTTGGGGGAGTTCTGGTGGAGAGGACAGTGAAGGAGGTTCTGCCTGCGCTTGAAAGTAACAAAGGACAGGTTAGTCTCTTTGGTTGTGTCAAGCAGAAGGCACTTACCTGCTGCCTCACTGCCTGATTGGTCACTGTCCTTCGAAATGCAACAAGTAAAGTCTTCGGAGGAGCCTGAACATTAATCTGTATTGAGACCGGTTACCAAGGCAACTAGTATGTCATGAGATTGGCTGGCCACgtaaaactttatttgtatctATCAGGTAAGACTTGTATCAAGACTTCATATCAGCCTTTTACTTGCAGTGAACTCGCTGCTATTGAAACTCATTTGTACCACATGATGaattgcatctctctctctctctctctctctctctctctctctctctctctctctctctctctctctctctctctctctctctctctctctctctctctctctctctctctctctctctctctctctctctcagatatcGAGGATAGTGGAGTCCCTCAGCACACAGATGCAGGCGAAAGGGCGGGAGCTGACAGAGTACCGGGAACGCTACAACATTCGATTGGTCGGAGAGGATGAAGGGTCCAGCAAAGGGGCAGCGTCCAATCGGGAAAGTGAAGGAGGCGGGGCATCTAAAGGAGGAGCTGGCGTCCTGGTGTCATAGGAGGACATcttttttgggaaaataaaataaaaaaatcccccAGAATGCCATAGAGTGAAAGTTGCCACGTActtactgtatttgtgtgtagagaatttttatttgttttttctttgttctttttgagtttatgaataaaaattgaaaattgtaatcacatttttcccccacctGCTGTCCTTTTTTCTGTCCAATATACATGTATTTATGAATTTACAGTATACCTTCAAAATGGATACCATTAGTAGCTCCCTCCAAGTGGCTGCATTTGGGGACTAATGTCATGCCTTTTGGAATGTGTGCTTTCTGAAGTTGAGGAATAAAATGAATGGTTACACGCTAGACAATAAAAGGTTTTTACTATTAATCCTTATTAGTTTTCAGCATTGTTTAATCTGGTGTTCAGCAGTAAAATTTCTTATGGAATCACATTTCATTTATACAAAAATGAGTGAATAAAAGTAACAAAGTAAATTTCTCTAAAAggcaatgaatgaatgaaatgcgtaaatgttttgtattcagATACTTCTCTGCGCTATGTATTTCATAGGCTCCAATAGaccagacaagttcagtaaagcaTATCTGACCCTTATTCTGCTAATATGTCTTCCAGAAACAACCCCTGTTTAAGCAAGCAATTCAGAATAATTCACCAAAAGGTGCAACTTTGCATTAGGTATCACCGGGAACGCTCTGAAAGATGATTTATAAAACTGCCACTAGTTAGCTAGTTTGAATTTTCTGACATCCTTTATTGCAGATGCCACGCTTCCCAAGGAGTCAGGGTGGCATACATATTCAAATGCACTGACTGCATAATGTTATTTATATTCACATTTGTGCACTATATTTCGTTTATGAACTGGTATATATTAGTTTAGAATAACGAGTCACTGCTgtaaattcaattaatttaaaaaggcaattccgacgaggatgggattcgaacccacgcgtgcagagcacaatggattagcagtccatcgccttaaccactcggccacctcgtctcATAGGTTTCCATAGGAACACACCGTAAAATAAATATAGCctctataaataatatattaataatgatatgattttttaaaaatatattatgcgTTGTGATATTTCTATATATAGTATACAGACACTataaaagacaaaatatttacagaaatatgtAAAAGATCAGCACTGTTTCGGGTTTGAGATTCGTTTCCAGTATGACACATTCTCCCAATGACCACGCCCGGTTTAGGGAGCCGATGCAATCAAAGCGAGTATGTATtagattacactacattactgttaggaaatgtgtaattgtgtataTCGCACTGAATTTGTCTATCACGCATACGGAGCTACGTGAACCAGCTGGATGCGATTTATATCCCCCTCTACTCGAAGATGTACGGTAGATGGCATTGCGCATGGACATGCGCTCCTGATAACGCACTCgaatttgttgtgtttttgaaatGCATTCCTCCGTCCAACACTGCATGTTTTGTAACCTCGAATATGACTGTGGAAGGTCCTCTCTCATAAGAAAAGCGACATCTAAAACCAACGACTGAGGGTCCTGTCGACCCCCGTGTGTTGGAGTACAGATGCTCAATTGAATGGTGTGTATAATGGAAgtcggtagctagctagctagttagcaattGGTGGCTAACATTCGCTAGCTAGATAGTTCTCTATAATCGTTGCAAGGTGATAACCTGTCCTGTCTAATTGGACGCGtactaaataattaaaaataattacaactaaatgttttggaatgcatttctcaaaaaaatgttCCGTGTTTAAGGTGGTGCTCAGTGCCCTGCTAATTGTAGCGCTCCTGCAATTAATTTACCTGTCCTTCCTATCGAAGCTACACGGTCGGCAGCAGCGCTACAGGTACTCGGAGCTCTTTGGGGGCGCCGGGAAGAAAAATGTTCACCAACCGGAGAAAAATACTCGCAAAGAACGTCTCAAGTATTCTCTATCCACTGGAGGAATTTTTGACGTCAGTGGGCAGTATCGCATATACAAAAACTTAATTAAAAGCGAGTTTTCGGCCAATCAAAAGCCAGGTGTGGATGGGAGTTTGTTCCAGCTCACTCTGGCCACGCACACGACCATCAACAATTTGCACCATCTGGATTCGTTGCAGGAGCGATGGCAAAACCCTCTCTCCGTCGCGATATTCGCGCACGGCCAAGACGTCAAGTTTGCCACAGCGCTCGTCTATGCCCTCAGTACGTTTTGCCCGCAGATACAAGCGCTTGTGGATTTCCACTTGGTGTGCCACTCCGGAGAGATGGCTAGCTTTCCCGACCAAGATCGTGAGCAATTTGCTGGATTGGAAGACTGCGCTGGAGTATTTGCTAAGCTGGAGACTCACAGGGACAAATACAAGAACTATGCCATTGGCACCAATGTCTCTTATCCCAACAACCTGCTGCGTAACGTAGCCAGAGGAGGAACGGACACGACGTACATTCTGGTCATAGACATTGACATGGTTCCCAGTGCCGACCTGCCGCAGTCGTTCTTGGCCTTGCTAAAAAGGCGAGAGCCCGCTTCGGACGAAGTCTTCGTGCTGCCAGCCTTCGAGATCAGACATGCGCGCAAGTTGCCGGCTTCCAAGTCCGAGCTTGTGCAGCTGTATCAGGTGGGCGAGGTCCGGCCCTTCTACGAAGAGCTTTGCCCCCGGTGCCAGGCACCCACAAACTATTCCGTGTGGGTGAATCTGCACGGCCACGGGACTGGGCAGTTGGAGGTGGCCTACACCCTAAACTGGGTCGACCCTTGGGAGCCCTTCTACATCGGACCACGTACCGTGCCCCTGTACGACGAGAACTTCCGTCAGTATGGCTTCAACCGCATCAGCCAGGTATGTCAAATGAATGGTTGTCTCAAGATAAGTCAGGCGTCCATAGCACCACTAATTTTGGGTGGTTGTACGAATGTCGGGAAGCATGACTCTcctgtaggctacagcagggatGGGTGCATGGTCTTGTTTTAGCCCTGCACAAAGACACCTGATTATAcatatcaaggtcttgattgaagaccgtgattagttaattagttgaatcaggtgtcatgGTGCTGGGCTAAAAGAAAAACCTACACCCACATCAGTTATTTTCAGATAACAATGGAGACCCCTGAGTTATTGTCTAACTTGTTATTGTCTAATTGTCGCTGGGGTTCTCAAATCTAACCCCCAAGGCCAGGAGTTTTTGTGCTTCCCTTCCAATGTTACTGATTGGTCAGAatatcttcacacctgactcccagcagCAGTCCTTGGCCCTCGAGGACGGTGATTTGAGTAACAGTGGTTGCATTTCAGCTGTTGGCATGACAAGTGTAAAGTTCTTTCTCCCCCactcgcgcacgcacacacagacaaacacacacacgcacacacacatacacacacacacacacacacacacacatacacacacaaactgacccCGTTTCCTGCTTCCGCCCGCCACATTCTCCTGCTTTTCAACATGACCTCACAACATGGCTGTTCTGTTATTTTCCATCTCTGACATTTCACCCCCGCCTTTCCCAACTCCAGGCCTGCGAGTTGCACGTCGCTGGGTACCGCTTCTCTGTGCTGAGTTCGGCGTTCGTGGTGCACCGGGGCTTCAAGGTGGCCGGAGACTTCCACAAGCGCAAGGACGAGGAAAACCGACGCAACAGGCTGCTTTTCCGAAGCTTCAAAGAAGGACTGAAGACCAAGTACCCTGCCTCCCCCCGACGCTGCTGAGTCCTGTGCCACCAGTTGGGATTTACGGACCGAAATCTTCCCGTTCTGTCACTTCACACTAGGAACCACGTTATGTTAAACCGTTGTCAAAAGACCTTGTGCTTGTCGAACACTGATGTATATGTCTCTGCACTGTTACTGTAGAGGGCAATGCCAGTGACATTCCTGAGCGGTCAAGCCCAGGAGTGCTGCTATTCGCCCGGAGCTTCAAACACTATCCCTGCAGACAGGGAAAGTCACCCTTTAATCCAGggtttcactccagccctaacaatccacacctcattcaacagctggttATCGTACCTGCTtggtataatcaggtgtgccaaattagcgctcggaatgaaaacctaccTAGGACTGTCGATAAACAGGAACAGGGCTAGAAACCATGGTTTTAATCTATTCTGTTTGCGGCAGGGAAATCTTATTCAACAATAGACCCCTTGCACAGCTGTTCCAGTTTGTCGTCTGCACACTTCATGTGGGTTATCGTTGTTATCTTTTCCGTGCCGACTGCCTGTTTTAATTCTATCTCGCGAAAGTTCACGATTAATTATTCTGACACTCCCGAATTAGATGAGGGGTGGGTGGATGATTGAATGTTGTCCATTATTTTCTCCTGGGCTCAGAAGTGAGATGACAGGAAGCTAATGAAATCTGTTATGAGATGTAATCTGATGCAAGCGTTTTATCAGCGGAGAGATTGAGCTCGGCAGGGCCACAGTAATTGGACCCAGAGGAGATGTTGGGGAAAACGGAAAAAGCACAGACGTCTTTGATCTTTTTTCATTCGTGCTCACATGGAAGTTTGCGGTACAAAAATCTTGCAGGTGTTGCTGGGATTGCACTGATTTGTTTCAAGATGCTGTCAACTGCTTTACTGCAGTGGCATTTTTAAGAGTGACAAAGCCAAGACGCAATGGAGTTTATGAACTTATGCTCGGAGCGGCTGCTGAAATATTGAAAGAGAGAATCTTTGACTACTGAACCACACAAATCATTTTCATATATATTCAATGTTTCTGTTATTTTAAAGTGTCACAACAAAGAAAACGTGCTTGGTACATGCATTAGTAGAGGTTTACAAAGTTGTGTGCTATTCAAAGAAGTGTAGCTATACTTCACTGTGATATACTCTTTGGATTGTGGTAACATGGTTGTCATTGGACTGCTAATAATGACCGTGGTCATAGAACATATAACAGCAGTCGTCAACTGAAGGAATCAGTTAATTACGTCTCAGCCTCagccattttaatgcattttatcgTCTTTGGTTTCAGGCAGGGAGAGAATTTATCTTAACAACACACAGAATTATGAATGAGCTTTGGTCATACTTATTTGGACCTCCATTTTAGGTCTTTTACAGTTCACTATAGAACagtgctgcccaaccctgtccctgaaggttttcattccaaccataaATAGGCACATTACTACCAATTAGGAGCTCAACAGGGATATCTGGCTATTGAatgagctttgttagggtaggtgtgaacctacaggacagtagacctccaggaacagggttgggctgcCCTGCTGTAGAGTATTAAGTTCCTATGGCTGTCATGATTTAATTGGTGTGTGGAATTGAATGTTCAATGACTGATAAAATTACTTGAtgtgttttggggttgaggtgGGTGCACCTGTTTGGCTCCTGGTTGGATGTAGCCAGCCTAGGGCATTGTGGTCCCTGAGAGCTTGGTGAAAATTTGGCCTCATTATTAGTTATTTTGTCAGCACTTCAGGGTGCATTAGTTGCAGTATAAACTATTTAGCAAAGTATTTTTAAAGTTATCTTTAATATATATGTTAAATATATAGTAATATGTATCACCTATGTATACAATATATGACATACCAGGCACCTTTCCAGCACACAATAGCACACAATGCTtcacaaatacataattaaaagACGGGAAGAAGGTTAAAATGAAGATAGATTACAGACAAGACTGAGGTATAATATTAATGTCCATGTATTGATATTCCTGTATATCCCTGTACTTATAGCCCAAGTGTTACAATAATGTTCATGTATTGAACTCTCTGCATATCCATAGACAGGTGGGCTTGAATGCCACACCTCatat encodes:
- the pfdn2 gene encoding prefoldin subunit 2, with protein sequence MAANSSSTTVASKTNNSTGGKQSGPSAEQVVAAFQRMRQEQRSMAAKAAELEMEINEHSLVIDTLQEVDPSRKCFRLVGGVLVERTVKEVLPALESNKGQISRIVESLSTQMQAKGRELTEYRERYNIRLVGEDEGSSKGAASNRESEGGGASKGGAGVLVS
- the b4gat1 gene encoding beta-1,4-glucuronyltransferase 1, whose protein sequence is MHFSKKCSVFKVVLSALLIVALLQLIYLSFLSKLHGRQQRYRYSELFGGAGKKNVHQPEKNTRKERLKYSLSTGGIFDVSGQYRIYKNLIKSEFSANQKPGVDGSLFQLTLATHTTINNLHHLDSLQERWQNPLSVAIFAHGQDVKFATALVYALSTFCPQIQALVDFHLVCHSGEMASFPDQDREQFAGLEDCAGVFAKLETHRDKYKNYAIGTNVSYPNNLLRNVARGGTDTTYILVIDIDMVPSADLPQSFLALLKRREPASDEVFVLPAFEIRHARKLPASKSELVQLYQVGEVRPFYEELCPRCQAPTNYSVWVNLHGHGTGQLEVAYTLNWVDPWEPFYIGPRTVPLYDENFRQYGFNRISQACELHVAGYRFSVLSSAFVVHRGFKVAGDFHKRKDEENRRNRLLFRSFKEGLKTKYPASPRRC